Part of the Fischerella sp. PCC 9605 genome is shown below.
TAGTATTACCTATGCTCCTTGGCCACAGTATGACCAAGAGAAAATAATAGAAGAGAGTGTAAACATCGCTGTTCAAGTGAGTGGAAAGCTTCGTAGCGTTGTCGAGGTGGCTCGTGGTTCAACAGAGGAAGTAGTGAAGGAGATAGCTCTTCAAACTCCTCAGGTTGCCAATCATTTACAAGGAAAGTCAATTGTGAAGACTATCTTTGTGCCAGACAAGCTAATTAACTTTGTCGTTAAAGGGACTTAGTATGACTTGCAGCATAAAATAAACTTTTAGTTCAAGATATGCTTCATAAAGCATTAACCATCGGATGGGGGGGATAAGTTGGTCTGGCATACAACACATAATGAATTTGTTGATAGCTGGGATGCTTTCAGTTTTCTGGCTACTTCTACCAGTTTGAGCAACCCTTCAATTCGGCGTAAATAGAAGGTTCGTGCAACCAGGGGCAACCAGTCATTGAAATCGTTGACCAGTAAGGGGTTCAGGCATTATCCACTTCTGATGATTGACCCCAGTTTTTACTCCTCAAGCATAAGTAAAGCTAATATATATGTTTAATTGTATTTGACAAAAAACCTAAAATTTGCAAAGAGAAATGTGGGGGAGAAAATATCTTTGCCGAAAATGGAAGTTGGACAGTAATAGATAGCATGGGTCAAGTCCTCATGCTTGCATATATCTCTTCATCATACTTTGCCTAAAATGATGCGAACTAGGCAAAATTAACATTTGTATTTATTATCAATTAAGCCTAAAAAAAGGGTAATTTTTACAAAACTTTACAAGGCTGCACCTGGTGACACGAACCTTCTATTTTCGCCAATTCCAATGATAGGATGGCTGGAGCAGTTTGTCTTTATAGATGTATTGTGGCTGGTTAATTTCAATTCTCCATCTTCGGCGGTATAAATCAGCCACAACATAACCCGGATTTCTCACAAGACTTTAAAAAATAGGGGTCAAAAACTGCCAAAATGTATGTTGCAAAACTATTCCAGCAGTTTGAAGCATGACCCCAAATAAAAATCATTCTATACCGGAACAGTTCATATTTGGACAAGTAAAGTCATGTCCAGTTATAGTTAATTTCAAGGGTGTCGGCGAGTACATCGGATGCAGGATTAATATTAATTGCGGAACTAGATAGCAAAAGAAAAATAACATCACGATTTGCGGCATGTTTCAAAGATTACCGAAATCCAAATAAAGTTTTATATCCAGCTCATAACTTAATAGCGCAAAGGATATATGGCTTAATCATGGGTTATGAAGATATAAATGATCATGAAACTCTACGTCACGACCCAATATTTGCACTTGCGGTTGGAAAGGTTATTAACTCAGAACAAGAATTAGCCCCTTTAGCAGGAAAAAGTACCCTAAACCGTCTCGAACATTGTCCAGAAGACGTAGATTCAAGAGAAAACAGTCGGTATCACCGTATCGAATATGATGCTCTTACGATAGAAACACTTTTAGTTGAGCTATTTTTGGAATCTTATCAGAAGCCACCGCGACAGATAATAATAGACTTAGATGTTACGGATGATTTAGTACATGGTCATCAAGAAGAAACATTCTTTAATCCTTATTACAGAGGATATTGTTATGCTCCACTTTATATTTTCTGTGGTAAACAAATACTAGCCACAAAACTGCGTGCGTCTAACTTAGACCCAGCAGCATGGGGGTTAGAAGAATTACAAAGAGTCATAAAAATAATACGCTTGCGATGGAAAAATGTAAAAATTATTATTCGTGGAGATAGCGCTTATTCGAGAGAAGATATCATGAGTTGGTGTGAATCTCAAACTGGAATTGATTATGTACTGGGACTCGCTCCAAATAATCGTCTAATCCAATTATCTAAATCAATACATTATAGAGCATCCCAAGAATACTCAGGAAAACTGAAACCCATAGTCCAGTTTTTTGAAAGCTTATTTCCTCCATCACCAGATTTGAAAAAAGACGCAGCAGCATTCGTTGATAACTCAGTTTGGTATTGTTCTCTTGACTATCAAACATTAGATAGTTGGAGCCGTAGTCGTCGTGTTGTTGCCAAGGTCGATTATAGCGCGAGAAGAAATTGATACTCGCTTTGTAGTGACCTCGCTCCCTGTTAATAAAATTCCTCCAGGACGACTTTATACTCAAAAATACTGTCCGCGAGGAAATATGGAGAATTCTCTAAAAGAACAAAAATTAGGATTACAAAGTGATAGAACAAGTACTCATACATTTGAAGGAAATCAATTACGTTTATGGTTTGCATAAGAGTGCTTACATTTTAATGAATGCCCTGCGAGAGAAATGTTTAGTCAATACGGAATTCAAAAATGCAACTGTTGAGACTATACGCACTAAATTATTAAAGCTAGGGGCTGTTATTACTATTAGCAAACGACGAGTTTTAATTGCAATTAGTCGTGCTTGCCCTGATCAGGAGATTTTTGTAACGGTTAGAGAGCGTTTATCTCGACTTCCTTGTCCTGGTTAGTAATGACATTATTGAATGAATTCATAAGTAATAGCTAATTCTGATTTTTAATAACTATTATTTAGGTTATTTTAATTGATTTAACCCACAAATTAGCATGTCAAATTTTATGGCTAAAAAGTTTGTGTTTCAGTATTCATCAGTTTTAATGTATTTTATGTATCTTGGATATACTCGGTTTTTACTTTGAGTTACTTACCCTCTATAGGAATTTTGATAATGTATCAATTTAATTATCCCAAATCGGGCTAATCCAAAGCTTTTTTTCTCACTCGTGAGAAATCCGGGTTGATGTAAGCTGTGATATCACCCGAAGTTTGAAACGAGTGGTAATTCTTGAATACATCATTGACTAAACCAACGAATACTTCACCAATTGCAGCATTGTTTAGCCCTGGAGATTTAATCAAACTTTTAAGATGTCTACGCATGTGCGCTAAACATTTTTGTGTAAGTGTTCAGGTACATTCTCATTTAACCGTCGATACTAAACTCTAGTTAGAAGAGGGATAACCATTTTTACAAATTAAAATCTTGATTTTGATATTGAACTTGTACCAATTCTCTATGTATGTACAAAAGGCGATTATTATATCATCTGAGATGATTATTTTTACTACGACATTAGAATAAGTTTTTTTAACTTATCTTTTTATTTATGATTCTAATAGTTCAACTAGATATTAATATACTTTATGGAATCTGATAAATAAGCGTTTTAGATTAATTTTTGTGCTGAAGCTGTTGTTTATGATTAATTTCTACTCTTTTAAAGTATCAAAAATTATCTAATAGGTCATATAAGAATACAGAATATCAAATTACAAGAAAATCCTAGAACATGTCATGCTTTATACAGTAATAATTATTATTTTATATAATTTTTACTCAAATTCAAATCTTTGCAGATATTACAATCTGTCATTACTATGTTAATTTTTTTTATTTCGTTTTTTTTGCCAAATCTATGATTGTATAAGGGAAACAAAATTAGTAAATTATTACATATCATTTAGTGACAGCATTTTACGCTACTATTTGAAATAGTGTTTGTTTATTGACGCTCACATTTGAAGGCTACCCGGAAACGTTGCTCATCTTATTTGAACAAATGCAGAACAATCCTGTCTTTACAGAGAAAGTTCTACACAAGGCCAAATTACTTGCTGCAAATGATTGACGACCGCATTGGGAGTGAGATCAGCGACCCTGACATTTGCCGATACTTAACTCTCGAAAAGGTCGCCTGATAAAGCTTCCAGTCAAAAATCTTACTTTTCCCAAATCCATTGGATTTGGCCGACTTAACACGCTATGGAAGGCTGTACCATTTAAACCTCACTGAATTTTGCAGCCTGAAATCCTTATGGCGTTTTAGCTGTTATGTGGCGGCAAACGTCAGCGGGGCGTGATCTTACCCCGCAAAGGGAGAATCCTACTACTGTCTCAGCAGCAATGACCATTAACCTGAAGGCTGAAGCCGTGCTTGATGCTGAAATCCATCTTAGGAAAATGCCAAGTGTCTTATTGCTCAGGGAGCCACATCGCATTTTTGTGACGGGAGCCATCCCATGAATGCTGAATTGCTTGAAACTTACTTGTCTTATTTCATTTGTAGTGGTTTTTTAGAGACTCCTCCACTCAAAAATTTTTAAATTTACTAAAAAATAGTTTAGTCTGAAAAGGGATTTTATCTGTAGCTTTTGGTGAGTTCAAACATTACTCTACATTGCTAGTGAATTATGTTATTAACTTGCATTCTACACAGGTATGTCTGTAGCCTGCTAGCTATAAGTATCAACAAGGATACTAGATTTATTAACCTGCTTAAAAATTTAGATTTAGGTGTCTTATTCTGGGTAATTTCTGTGGTTAGCATAATAGCTGTCCTCCTAAGACTTTTATACAGAAAGCTCATACTCCAAGGTAGCGTTTACCCAAAACAGCTCCACGATCAAACACTTGAAGTAGTAATTAACGAGACTCACCGAAACCTCATTGAAATAAAATCCCTGATAGATAATAAAACAACCAAGCTAGAAGACACCATCAATCAACTACACAATGAACTAAGAAAGCAGTTGCAGTTCAAAGAATCGCTTCTGTTTCTTTTTAAGGTATTTGAAGAAGCTAGTGAGGCAATATGTGTTACAGACTCTGATGGAAAACTCACTGAGATTAATAAAGCTTTCCTAAAATTATTCGGGTACTCAATAGACGAGTTAAATGCAGCTGGCGGTTTATTCACTCAGTTTGTAACTTCTGAAGTTGGACAAGAGATTCATAACCTCATACTTAATGGATATAGCTGGAAAGGAGAGGTAGAAATGCATGTGCGCCACAGCAATCTAATCCAAATCCAACTTTACGCCGAAGCCATAGAAAACCAAACAAATCAGATAATAGGAATAGTTTTTATTGTCACTGATGTCACTAAGCACAAGCAAATAGAAGGTAAGAATTCAGGCCTAAGGTTGTGGAATTAAAGATGGAGCAAGTTGAGAAGGATAAAGTTGAGCCTGGAGAGCTTGCTGAAAAAAATGAATTACAGACTGACCTTGACGACAACAAGTTTGTACTTAAGTCCGAAGCCTCATTTTCTCAAACCCTTGCTACATAAGCTTTACGCCAAGTGTTTCTTGAAGGCACCCCACTGGCGGCGCACTGCCCGTTATGAATGAAAGAAACAGTCTTGAATGGGACTCATTAACAGATAAATTTATAAGTGTTCTGACAGTTAAAACCGGATGCACAATAGTGTTGACAAAGCCTGATTGAAAGCATGGTTCTGGGGAAAATGGTTATGGCATTGGTGAAGGAGTATTATCCTATCCCGTTTCAGAGATTATCTATTATTACCGACCCAGGTCAGGGCATTTTTAATCATAAATATCGGGAAGCCTGCGATGAAATTGCCACCACATCAATCTCACGCATCAGTCTAACAGAGAAGAAAAAAGACTTGACTCATCTGGAGGCTCACATTTAGAGCAGATAAATGAGAATGCAGCTGGTATAGACGCCGGGTAGTGGCGAACATTGGGTATGCGTTCCTCCAGGTAGAGACGAGAAAAATGTGCGGCTCCAAAGGATGTTTTACCCCGGATTTGATGGCAATGGCAGATTGGTTGACTCAATGTGGGGTGACAACTGTGGCGATGGAAGCAACAGGAGTATATTGGATTGGAGTATTTCAAATCTTGGAAGCAAAAGGGTTTGAGGTCAAACTGGTGAATGCTCACCATTTCAAAACAGTGCCAGGACGCAAAACAGATGTACTAGACTGTCAATGGTTACAGCGGTTACATACTTACGGTTTATTATCTGGTTCTTTTCGCCCCGAAGACCAAGTTTGCGTCCTACGTAGCTACGTTCGCCAACGAGAATGCTTAATCAAAAGTGCTGGCATTCATGTGCAAAGGATGCAAAAAGTACTTATCCAGATGAATTTACACTTACATAAAGTGATTAGTGATATTACTGGTTTAACTGGAATAGCAATTATTAGGTCAATTGTCGCTGGTGAGCGAAACCCAGAGGTATTAGCTAAACTGAAAGACCCTCGAATCAAGAGCAGTACAACAGAGATTGCAAAAGCCTTAACTGGAGACTATCGCAGTGAACATGTATTTGTCCTTAAGCAAGAACTAAGCCTTTACGAGGTTTATCAAAAAGAGATTTCCAGTATCGACACTGAAATTGAAAAATGTTTAGCATATGAGTGAAATTAAGGTAGAAAACGAACCTCCTCCAAGCAAAAGAAAACGCAGAAAAAAGCCAATAGGTAACAATCCAAATTTTGATTTACGTCAATATCTTTACCGGATTGCAGGCGTAGATTTTACCCTTATAGATGGTCTTGATGTTTTAGCTGTACAAACCATCTTGTCAGAAGTTGGATTAGACCACGAACGCTTCAAGAGTGTTAAGCACTTTTGCTCTTTGATTGGGCATCTTGATACTCCTTTCAAAAACGCAAGTTCTGGAGTTCTCCAGCTTTGAGCTTTTGGAATTGTAAGAGTGTATCGGGAAGGTTAGGAAACAGATAAAGCCCGGTTGATTCATCCTTGCTAATGGCGATCGTTCCGTTATGAATGCGATCGTAGATCCAGTGGGGTGAAAGTTCTAAAGACTGGGCAACTTGAGGAACCGTAAGATAACCCGAAATCTCGCGGGGATGAGACTGGCTACGGTTTTGAAAAATATGATGTTTAAGCCGGATAGTTTTGACTGTACTGGGCAGGAGAGTTTTGCATAGTGGCGATCGATAACCTTGTGCCGTCAGTTGTTGAGCGATAACTTGGTCATCAATACTTTGTTGGCTCAAACTAACAACCTGAGTTTCCAATTCCTGGGCATTGGTGAGTTCAGCCAATGAAC
Proteins encoded:
- a CDS encoding PAS domain-containing protein; protein product: MLLTCILHRYVCSLLAISINKDTRFINLLKNLDLGVLFWVISVVSIIAVLLRLLYRKLILQGSVYPKQLHDQTLEVVINETHRNLIEIKSLIDNKTTKLEDTINQLHNELRKQLQFKESLLFLFKVFEEASEAICVTDSDGKLTEINKAFLKLFGYSIDELNAAGGLFTQFVTSEVGQEIHNLILNGYSWKGEVEMHVRHSNLIQIQLYAEAIENQTNQIIGIVFIVTDVTKHKQIEGKNSGLRLWN
- a CDS encoding IS110 family transposase → MCGSKGCFTPDLMAMADWLTQCGVTTVAMEATGVYWIGVFQILEAKGFEVKLVNAHHFKTVPGRKTDVLDCQWLQRLHTYGLLSGSFRPEDQVCVLRSYVRQRECLIKSAGIHVQRMQKVLIQMNLHLHKVISDITGLTGIAIIRSIVAGERNPEVLAKLKDPRIKSSTTEIAKALTGDYRSEHVFVLKQELSLYEVYQKEISSIDTEIEKCLAYE